From the Candidatus Brocadiaceae bacterium genome, one window contains:
- a CDS encoding ORF6N domain-containing protein produces MAGATGGLVPVERIERLILVVRGHRAILDKDLAALYGVTTGNLNKAVSRNIERFPEDFMLQLTAEEFRDLKFHFGTSSWGGTRKPPRAFTEQGVAMLSSVLRSKRAVQVNIEIMRAFVRLRGMLASHADLARRLMALEKKYDAQFKVVFDAIRQLMAEPEAPRGQIGFRRPKVEGDRP; encoded by the coding sequence ATGGCTGGTGCCACTGGCGGTTTGGTCCCGGTGGAGCGGATTGAGCGGCTGATTCTGGTGGTCCGAGGCCACAGGGCGATTCTGGACAAAGACCTGGCGGCGCTCTACGGCGTCACGACGGGCAATCTGAACAAGGCCGTCAGCCGGAACATCGAGCGCTTTCCCGAGGACTTCATGCTGCAACTCACCGCAGAGGAGTTCCGCGACTTGAAGTTCCATTTTGGAACATCAAGTTGGGGAGGCACGCGCAAACCGCCCAGGGCGTTCACCGAACAGGGCGTCGCGATGTTGTCCAGCGTGCTGCGCAGCAAACGGGCGGTTCAGGTCAACATTGAGATCATGCGGGCGTTTGTCAGGCTCCGCGGGATGCTGGCCTCGCATGCGGACCTGGCGCGTCGGTTGATGGCTCTGGAGAAGAAATACGACGCGCAGTTCAAGGTGGTGTTCGACGCCATTCGGCAACTGATGGCCGAGCCGGAGGCGCCGCGCGGCCAGATAGGGTTCCGTCGTCCCAAAGTGGAGGGGGACAGGCCGTGA
- a CDS encoding DEAD/DEAH box helicase family protein → MTSFEVPTPILNTPFEEPKEYWYIREGESPEQRPGRRPSVIYPPSDTPVAWTIDERVLRRSDEFAPGYEMVLVNLIRQRLAAWRKDGYPGVTRVTKEMLDYWRRDGRKTPLFFAQIEAAETVIFLREARQDYLQGVSVPLDEPNENQRAAGAKAFLRYALKMATGSGKTTVMGMLAAWSILNKVASRADARFSDAALVVCPNITIKNRLRELDPAEGEASLYRTRDLVPPHLMPQLSQGKVIVTNWHLFQLLELGSDAKVKKVGVPVRTLETVHIRDKTTTARGYRYLSLQDYQMQVARGMLTVRKEYVDSDGHVEKADVESVRYVESDTHWDQRVLGREIGGKQNILIMNDEAHHAYRIRREEKDEDEEDSMPGGDEDVEDFFTEATVWVEGLDRIHKMRGVNLCVDLSATPYFLGRVGQETNKPFPWVVSDFGLTDSIEAGLVKIPQLALRDTSGEERALYFNLWRYILGRLTPRERGGKRGSPKPEAILKHAHHPVAMLGGQWEETREAWQRNEDDPRPPVFIVVCKNTKIADAIYRWLANDECPSGVPPVGVPGFANGNGEVNTIRVDSKVIHETDTEGAKSDETKWMRLTLDTVGRLDWPTDRQGRPIYPEGFEELARKLGRPLHPPGRDIRCIVSVGMLTEGWDSKTVTHIIGLRPFMSQLLCEQVVGRGLRRTNYEDFDENGRLTEEVAQILGVPFEVVPYKATPEGPVKTPKKRKHVHPQPDREKYKITFPRVEGYTRAIRNRITADWGSLPKLRLDPMHIPPEVQLKASVPNNEGRPSLFGPGRIDEVTLDAYRKGRRMQELAFELAAAVTRDVTGQGSFELPAHVLFPQALQIVQRFLREYVTPVPPAELIDVFLSPYYGWVSDVLREGIRPDTSQGDPPEIPLYEQHRGPGSTAEVDFWTSKPVWPVEHSHVNYVVADTKRWEQSAAYFIDTHDAVERFVKNAGLGFAVPYVHNGEPHDYVPDFIIRLKPAGGQERYLILETKGFDELEGVKRAAAERWVQAVNADGKYGWWAYAVVHSPQETREVITSAASSRAD, encoded by the coding sequence GTGACCAGTTTTGAAGTCCCGACACCCATTCTGAACACCCCCTTCGAGGAGCCGAAGGAGTACTGGTACATCCGCGAGGGGGAGTCGCCCGAGCAGCGGCCGGGACGGCGGCCGTCGGTGATCTACCCGCCCAGCGACACGCCCGTGGCGTGGACCATTGACGAACGTGTATTGCGGCGGTCGGACGAGTTCGCGCCGGGCTACGAGATGGTGTTGGTCAACCTGATCCGCCAGCGGTTGGCCGCCTGGCGCAAGGACGGATACCCGGGCGTGACGCGCGTCACGAAGGAAATGCTCGACTACTGGCGGCGGGACGGGCGCAAGACGCCGCTGTTCTTCGCCCAGATTGAGGCGGCGGAGACGGTCATCTTCTTGCGCGAGGCGCGGCAGGACTACCTCCAGGGTGTCAGCGTGCCGCTCGACGAGCCGAACGAGAACCAGAGGGCGGCCGGGGCGAAGGCGTTCCTGCGGTACGCCCTGAAGATGGCGACCGGCTCGGGCAAGACGACCGTCATGGGGATGCTGGCCGCCTGGAGTATCCTGAACAAGGTGGCCAGCCGAGCGGACGCGCGCTTTTCCGACGCGGCGCTGGTCGTCTGCCCGAACATTACGATCAAGAACCGCCTGCGCGAGCTCGACCCGGCCGAGGGCGAGGCCAGCCTTTACCGCACGCGCGACCTGGTGCCGCCGCACCTGATGCCACAGCTCAGCCAGGGCAAGGTGATCGTGACGAACTGGCACCTGTTCCAGCTTCTGGAACTCGGGAGCGACGCGAAGGTCAAGAAGGTCGGGGTGCCGGTGCGCACGCTGGAGACAGTGCATATCCGGGACAAGACTACGACGGCCCGGGGCTATCGGTACCTGTCGCTCCAGGACTACCAGATGCAGGTCGCCAGGGGGATGCTGACGGTGCGAAAGGAGTACGTGGACAGCGACGGGCACGTCGAGAAGGCGGATGTCGAGTCCGTGCGCTACGTCGAGAGTGACACGCACTGGGACCAGCGGGTGCTCGGGCGCGAGATCGGTGGCAAGCAGAACATCCTGATCATGAACGACGAGGCACACCACGCCTACCGTATCCGACGGGAAGAGAAGGACGAGGACGAAGAAGACAGCATGCCCGGTGGTGACGAGGACGTCGAGGACTTCTTCACGGAGGCGACGGTCTGGGTCGAGGGGCTGGACCGCATCCACAAGATGCGCGGCGTCAATCTCTGCGTGGACCTTTCGGCGACGCCGTACTTCCTGGGTCGGGTGGGGCAGGAGACTAACAAGCCGTTCCCCTGGGTCGTGAGCGACTTCGGGTTGACCGATTCCATCGAGGCGGGGCTGGTGAAGATACCGCAGCTCGCCCTGCGCGACACGAGCGGCGAAGAGCGGGCGCTCTACTTCAACCTCTGGCGGTACATCCTGGGGCGGCTGACCCCACGGGAGCGTGGCGGCAAGCGCGGCAGCCCGAAACCGGAGGCGATCTTGAAGCACGCCCATCATCCAGTCGCCATGCTGGGCGGGCAGTGGGAGGAGACACGGGAGGCGTGGCAGAGGAACGAAGACGATCCCCGGCCTCCGGTGTTCATCGTCGTCTGCAAGAACACGAAGATCGCCGACGCAATCTACCGGTGGCTTGCCAACGATGAGTGTCCGTCTGGTGTACCGCCCGTCGGGGTGCCGGGCTTCGCCAACGGGAACGGTGAGGTCAACACCATCCGCGTCGACTCCAAGGTGATCCACGAGACGGACACCGAGGGCGCGAAGTCTGACGAGACGAAGTGGATGCGACTGACACTGGACACCGTGGGCAGGCTGGACTGGCCGACGGACCGGCAAGGTCGGCCCATCTACCCGGAGGGCTTCGAGGAACTGGCGCGAAAACTCGGCCGACCGCTGCACCCGCCAGGGCGCGACATCCGGTGCATCGTCAGCGTAGGGATGCTGACTGAAGGATGGGACTCCAAGACGGTCACACACATCATCGGGCTGCGACCGTTCATGTCGCAGCTTCTGTGCGAACAGGTCGTCGGCCGGGGGCTGCGTCGCACGAACTACGAGGACTTCGACGAGAACGGCAGGCTGACCGAGGAGGTAGCCCAGATACTGGGTGTGCCCTTTGAAGTGGTGCCTTACAAGGCGACCCCCGAGGGGCCGGTCAAGACACCGAAAAAGCGCAAGCATGTCCACCCGCAGCCGGATCGGGAAAAGTACAAGATCACCTTCCCGCGGGTCGAAGGCTACACGCGCGCCATACGCAACCGGATCACAGCCGACTGGGGCAGCCTGCCGAAGCTCCGTCTGGACCCGATGCACATACCGCCCGAGGTGCAGCTGAAGGCGAGCGTTCCGAACAACGAGGGGCGTCCATCGCTCTTCGGGCCGGGGAGGATTGACGAGGTTACGCTCGATGCCTACCGCAAGGGCAGGCGGATGCAGGAGCTGGCTTTCGAGCTTGCAGCGGCGGTCACGCGAGATGTCACGGGGCAGGGATCGTTTGAGCTGCCGGCGCACGTGCTGTTCCCTCAGGCCCTCCAGATCGTGCAGCGCTTCCTGCGAGAGTACGTGACGCCCGTGCCGCCGGCAGAACTGATCGACGTGTTCCTGTCTCCGTATTACGGCTGGGTGAGCGATGTGCTGCGGGAGGGCATCCGGCCCGACACCAGCCAGGGCGACCCCCCAGAGATCCCGCTCTACGAGCAGCATAGGGGGCCGGGGTCGACGGCCGAGGTGGACTTCTGGACGAGCAAACCCGTTTGGCCGGTCGAACACAGCCACGTGAACTACGTCGTGGCGGACACGAAGCGGTGGGAGCAATCAGCGGCCTACTTCATCGACACCCATGACGCCGTCGAGAGATTTGTGAAGAACGCCGGGCTTGGGTTCGCCGTCCCCTACGTCCACAATGGCGAGCCGCACGACTACGTGCCGGACTTCATCATCCGCCTCAAGCCGGCTGGCGGCCAGGAACGCTACCTCATCCTGGAGACCAAGGGCTTCGACGAACTGGAAGGGGTGAAGCGCGCTGCAGCCGAGCGATGGGTGCAGGCCGTCAACGCCGACGGCAAGTACGGCTGGTGGGCATACGCCGTAGTGCACTCACCGCAAGAGACCAGGGAAGTGATCACGAGTGCTGCCAGCAGCAGAGCCGACTGA